In a genomic window of Helicobacter sp. MIT 21-1697:
- the minC gene encoding septum site-determining protein MinC, which produces MIKTRQRTLRLFEFEAGGSTQEYIDFITKHLPLLQRHTLGFRDEIEPKLQTFLQEHNLSFANLSDMAHIYVTHQDSLTLSQSSQSHLCNVQVASSSALFINKVVRSGEEIYHNGDIVVQSQVNSGARIIAEGNLLLLSECSGSIESQGDYIICTKILAPTILFQDALLDETFLRKINQSSALFKIIFKKDDDVSIKDLV; this is translated from the coding sequence ATGATTAAAACTCGGCAACGCACTTTACGATTATTTGAATTTGAAGCAGGAGGAAGCACACAAGAGTATATTGATTTTATTACAAAGCATCTCCCTCTTTTGCAACGTCATACACTTGGTTTTAGAGATGAGATTGAGCCAAAGCTTCAAACATTTTTACAGGAGCATAATTTAAGTTTTGCCAATTTAAGTGATATGGCGCATATTTATGTAACACATCAAGATTCTCTTACGCTTTCTCAATCTAGCCAATCTCATCTTTGCAATGTGCAGGTTGCATCTTCTTCTGCACTTTTTATTAATAAGGTTGTCCGCAGTGGTGAGGAAATCTATCATAATGGCGATATTGTGGTGCAATCTCAAGTCAATAGTGGTGCTCGGATTATTGCGGAAGGAAATTTGCTTTTGTTAAGTGAATGTAGTGGCAGCATAGAATCTCAAGGTGATTATATTATCTGCACTAAGATTCTCGCTCCTACAATATTGTTTCAAGATGCACTTCTTGATGAAACTTTTTTACGCAAAATTAACCAAAGCAGTGCATTATTCAAAATAATTTTTAAAAAAGACGATGATGTAAGTATAAAGGATTTAGTATGA
- the lpxC gene encoding UDP-3-O-acyl-N-acetylglucosamine deacetylase, which produces MKQKTIKNKVELVGIGLHKGVPVKMELEPLEVDSGIVFYRSDLGVSVELKPENVIDTTMATVIAKGEAKVSTIEHLLSAIHAYGIDNIRISLDNEEVPIMDGSAIGYCMLLEEAGIITQNAPKKAIVIKKSIEIVDEKKFVRVEPSERTIFDFKIDFNHPVIRQQHYKFTFSTKAYKEEIARARTFGFLHEVNYLRSKGLAKGGDLSNCIVLDESSILNKEGLRYKEEFVRHKILDAIGDMALLGMPLLGSYISFAGSHKLNHLLTKQILSDEKAYEVISLDDKVEEANLDYAFLHEQH; this is translated from the coding sequence ATGAAGCAAAAAACCATTAAAAATAAAGTTGAGCTTGTAGGGATTGGGCTACATAAAGGTGTGCCTGTAAAAATGGAGCTTGAACCTTTGGAGGTGGATAGCGGCATAGTGTTTTATCGTTCTGATTTGGGTGTAAGTGTTGAGCTTAAACCAGAAAATGTCATTGATACAACTATGGCAACTGTGATTGCCAAAGGTGAAGCAAAGGTTTCTACTATTGAGCATTTACTTTCTGCTATTCACGCTTATGGCATTGATAATATTAGAATCTCGCTTGATAACGAGGAAGTGCCTATTATGGACGGAAGTGCGATAGGATATTGTATGTTGCTTGAAGAAGCTGGCATTATTACACAAAATGCACCCAAAAAAGCCATTGTAATAAAAAAATCCATTGAGATTGTAGATGAAAAGAAATTTGTGCGCGTTGAGCCAAGTGAGAGGACAATTTTTGATTTTAAGATTGATTTTAATCACCCTGTCATTCGTCAGCAACATTATAAATTTACTTTTAGCACTAAAGCTTATAAAGAAGAAATTGCGCGGGCAAGAACTTTTGGCTTTTTGCACGAGGTAAATTATTTGCGCTCTAAAGGTTTAGCAAAGGGTGGAGATTTGAGTAATTGTATTGTGCTTGATGAAAGCAGTATCCTTAACAAAGAAGGTTTGCGATACAAAGAGGAATTTGTGCGTCATAAAATCCTTGATGCCATTGGTGATATGGCGTTACTTGGTATGCCTTTACTCGGTAGTTATATATCTTTTGCGGGAAGCCATAAGCTTAACCATCTCCTTACAAAACAGATTTTAAGTGATGAAAAAGCTTATGAGGTTATAAGTCTTGACGATAAGGTTGAGGAAGCAAATCTTGATTATGCTTTTTTGCACGAACAACATTAG